CATTATTCATGGTTCTGACACGTGAATCGCGGCTTTCGAAGCACTCCTATCGAAAAAAATATTCAATATTCCAGATATTACCAGCTGTTATTTATTAATATTGCGATGAACCAtcctatcttactattactaattggaggctccttttgaaacctccaggtgaagccacctaggatcctaggtgtacagtctaaaaaaatagagaaatcctacaaattctcacaaaaaatcagaaacatccggccattaattcggcaactctaattataatagccatcggatctgttatcttttttaataaattacccacctttgtcattatgaaaatagactaaagtaaccctctaaacatgtatctaaattacctacctctgccattataaaaaataatctaaagtaaccccctaatcttcatgtaaattactcaCGTATGTCATTATaagataatatcaaataatctctaattttttcatatatatattatcTAATGATAAGATAATAAAAGTTAAAATCAACCCCAAAtctgaaacaaaattatattattataataaaatcttaaagcacatcaatataaaattctaaattaatattcctatcattattaatacattatttatataaacatatatgCTAACCACAAGATGTTTGTCACCATATATCATGTACAAGAGAatagataagaataccaatttttatgttgttcacatagctcaaacaaaatgCTCAATTAAACTCATATCAAATATATATGGAAGTGCGATGCAAAGTGAGAAAGTTGTTAGTAACTAaatctatcacatttattacaattatataatgataaatatatatcttTGCAGTACTGGATTAGAATATCTAATTGGTTAAAGAGAGCGTGAACTAGttcgtgcgggagcacgggttgatagactaatgaaaaaaaattataatccGATATTCGGAGGCTAGCAGTGCCGTTAAAGAATTGGATTTGTACTGTCATCCAAAAAGCCTACTATGTGGTTTCTAAAACCAACCACATCTTATTGGATATGCATATGATGGGCCCGTTCCGGCATGTCATCCTTatcatggctgtgtttagatccgtaaaatagtggtaaaaacgGCCGCATCGAATATTGTAgcatattgtagcacttttcgtttgtttgtggtaattgttgccctaccatgacctaactaggctcaaaagattcgtctcgtcgtgtacatcaaaactatgcaattaattttttatttacctatatttaatgcttcatgtacgAGGTAACAAATTTAATAtaataggtgaatagtgaagtttggattgagaaattttgaaactaaacacacACAGCACAtagagaaaatgaaaaaagggaATTATTGGTTTGCAGGGCAGGTACACATTAATTACGAGGGGCCGGGCCGCGTGGGCCATGCACGGGCCGGGGGACCGAAAATGACCGCCCCTCGATTGTTCTTGCACCATCAGATCTACGTTCTGTACACTGCCTGTGCTATCAGCAGCAGCAAATTTGTGATCTTGTGTGCTATTCATTCAAGTGGCGTCGTGGCGTGAACAACCGGACCACGCCGCCACTGTTTCTCATCGATCCATCCTTTGAAGCAATCCGCCGTGGatcgaagcagcagcagctgctgttcTAGTACCTACTACTACCAAACAAAGCTAAGCGACGATAGAGATGATGAGGAGTGTAGGTGCGGGGCAGTACCGCAAGGAAAAGGGCGGCGGCCCATAGCATCGCATCCATTCTACTACAGTAGTAATCTTCATCCAGATGCAATGCATGCCATGGTCacggacacacacacacacacacggaaCAGACGACGCCTCACCTTTTGACCCTGCGGGCAACTCAACTCACTCGTTTGCGATTTACTACCAGCATTCAGGTTTTTTTCCCCTCCCTTTGCAGCAGGCTTGGCTTCAGGACCTCTCCCTGCTGCAAGCAAAGAATGTTTTTCTGTTCATAAATAAATCTTGTCTTTTTCAGACACGATTCCGAAAGCAAGCAGCAAGCCACAACTTGTATTGTAGTATTGTACTATCTCTGCCGCGCTAACTTGAAACTTCAGGGCATCTCACCGTGTGCCGCTGCCTGCCAGCTGCTACGATGATGAATGAGAGAGGCTACCTGCAGACAGACAAATCGAGATCATGACCTACGCTCACAGCCGTACGGCACCAGAAAGAGACCCATGCTGCTTGCTTGCTGCTCAATGCTCATCACCATATTTATCGGGGCGGCATGGAACACCTCACCCGACTCCGTCCTCAGTAGCATTGCATCGCATCGCTTCGCTGTCAATTCCGAGCCTCCTATTTTCACTCCACCGCGTGATGCACGCGCGCTCATTTCCAAGTTGTTCAGGGAGTTAAGTTATACATCATACATGCATGGATGTGTACGGCGGCTTCAGAATCATAACTGCTGAATGATTTCAGACAAGGGCATTCCTTCCCATTCTCTGCAGCAGACGAACAAGCTCTGCCTGCCTGCTCTAATCAAACCAAGTACTCCCAGTAAGAGATGGTAACAGAACAGAGGAACAAGAGAAGAAACTGCTAGCTAGATTGactaattgaaaaaaaaaaacaccaagCATTCACAAGGCATCAAACGAAATCATCATGCCTCCACTTCATGAATTCCCTGTCTCTGCTCTACTCTCCTCTGATCTACTGGGATAAATATTTACATATACTCTTACATATATTACAGTAGCAAaaggaaggaaaaaggaaagaaagaagaagcaaCGCCTGCCAAGAACATTAGATCAAACAGGATCAGGGTCGCCAAGCTGCTACGAAAGTACTTATATTCAGGCAAGCCATGGGACTGGGAGCATCAAGATGATGGCGATGCGACAGCTGCGGCGGCCTCGGCCTGGGCCCTGGCTCCAGtctcggctgcggcggcggccagcggcgccCGGCACGTGGGACAGGACGAGCGGCGTCCCAACGCGAGCCAGCGCTCGATGCAGCGCGCGTGGAAGCCGTGGCCGCACGCCGGCATCACGCGCACGGCGTCCCCGTCCACGAACTCCGCCAGGCAGATGGCgcactccgccgccgcgcccgctagCTTCGTCCCGGCCGCCGAGTACACCAGGGCcgggggcagcggcgggggcgggggcgcctCCACGGCCGCCTTCTCCGGGTCCGCCaccgtcgcgccgccggccgcgcgacGGGCTCGGCGGCTGCGCCGGAGCACGTAGCGCACGGCGGCGTTGAGCGCGAGGGCGAGCGCCagcgcggcgagcagggcggcgagGATGACGGCCATGTTGCTGGCGAAGTCGCCGGCGCCCGAGTAGGGGCCCCAGCGGTTGGTGGCGATGGTGCTGCCCGGCGCGGCGGGGTGGTTCAGGTTGGTGGGCGCCGGGCGCTGGCCATGCGGCTGCTCGTGGTCGTGCTCCTGACCCTGcggcgccatggccatggcctgcGTGTGCTGTGAATCCGATCGGTCGGTCCCTAGTGTGAGTGATGGATGGTGGTGCAGTGCTGTGCTGCTAGTGATACCAGCAGACCTTTATATGGATGACCATGGCTTCTTGCTTCTTGCTTCTTGCTTCTTGCTTCCTTTCCTCCCCATGCCCACGGTGACTGCCTAACTGGTGTATGTAGTGGTGCAGGTGAAAGTAGCAAGGGAGTGGTGATTTGGACGGCGCAGGGAGGGAGGTGACGAGCTGCTAGGGTGATGTGGCGCGCAGCCTTTTACATGTGGGCTGTTGCAACTTTTCCTAACCGCTTGCCTCTAGCTTCACACATGACACATCACGGCACCAGGAGAGGAGGCGGCCTCGCTGCCCTGAACTGGATCTGCTTAACTGATATTCCTCGACTGGCTGACTAATGGATACATGTGCAGTATTTGTATTTGGAACCTTTGTATTTCACATTGACCATGCATGCAACTGCATCTGTAACTATCCTGAATGAAAGCTAGTCGGATGCAAAATGACTGAAGAACGACTGAAGGAATCTGCAACAGGGAGGAAGAATGGGCCGGGTAGCTAGAGGCCAACTGAAAAGGGCGAATAGAATCAGAGGGGGCCGCAACGCAATGAAAAGATGGCTGCTGCATCCCATCTCTAAACTCATCCAGAGGCCAACCCAACCCATTCCATTCATTCTTATCATCTCATCCCCCACCTAAGCTGCTTTAGTAGCCAGCTAGCTACCACCTTTTGTCGATCGGCCGCTGCATCAGAAAATGAGATGACCTTCTCTCTCTAGTCACTGCTACATGTATCTGTatgttttgcttttttttgcGGAAACATGAATCTTGTGTAGCCTTGGACATTTAGGaagtgagatttttttttttttgtagggAGGGACCGACTACAGTGTTTCGTTCAGGGCTAGGGAAACTACGTCACGTTTCTCCACGGCTTGATGGTTAacattcaaaaataaatatttatattgGTTCGGACGATCGCCCTACGTCCATTGTAGATGATGGTCTTCTTATTCCTTGCGTTGGAGTGCTAGATGCTTATAATGGAAACTCTATGTAACTTATCTGCCACGATTACCTAGCTCTCAACCCCACAAAAACTGATCTTAGCAGTCAGTCCAGTGGGCGATAATATGCTACAGTCGCCCAGCTAgttgcttctctttttttttccacctCAAGACTTGAACGGCGCCATCGTCCGTTCACCTCCTACCTCCATGACCTCCGATTCGTTGTCCTGTCCTTGTCAACGCTCACAAATCACTGGCTCCATTGTTTCATGATATGCATTTTTATTATTTACATATACAATTAAATATTCgcgatgtttaatattttgtttgtagtacattattattttttcGTCATGTTTATTTTTTATTCGTTGAAACTAATCATTTGTTCTTGTTGTTAAAAATATTTGTTCACGGTAGCCGAAATTAATCATGTagtattaaaaaattattttaaaaaatttacgATTATAGCAAGGGACATTTATAATCTGGTGGGCGGCTTCATTAAAAGTCGGATCCAGTGGGCGAGTCGTTTTCATTTCTGATCGATATATACGGTCCCTGGTTCGATGGATTTTGTTTTTGGCAAGCTAGTCGTAGCAGCTTTTTATGCTGATGATCCAGTCCCTTGATGGCTTTTGCACGCAAACACACAGGAATGCATCCAGGCGAGAGGAGCTCTCAAGAGAGACGACGGCGCTTCTTAAGCAAATTGCTGGCAATTCATCTATATAAACAAATAACCATCGtgaacaaatatatatatatagcagtaTGTATAATTAATTAGCTAGATTTGGTTGATCAATTTCCACATGCCTCCCTCCATGAtgagcaaaatatttttggaaaGCTCATGATGAACAAATAACCACCAATCAATTACGCATTGAGGTCTCCAAATTAAACACTTCACGAGAGATCGAGCAAGTTAATGTAAGCCCAACAAGTTAATGTAACACCAATCAATGAAATTAAACACTTCATTGGTGTGGTACGGTGCAGACGTGCAGTGGGGCCAAACACTCGACCACGTAGCTGCTGCAGGCAGGCAGGTTGATGAGTGATGAGAGTCCGAATTGCTGCTGGCGCCGTATGCATCAGGTAATGTAAGCCCAACACccatcgaatgtttggacatcAGAATCAACAACAAAAGCCTTTTAATTCCAAGCAAGTTAGGGTAGAATAGAATTGAAACCCAACAAAGACCATTATTCATGGTTCTGGCACGTGAATCGCGGCTTTCCAAACACTCCTATCCAAGGACAAATCTCTAGATATACTCCAGTCTTTCAAGTCTCTTCTAATTATTTCTTTCCATGTCAACTTCGGCCGGCCCCTGCCTCTCCTCATATTAccatcgaatgtttggacacatgcataaaatattataaaatctatttacaaaatcttttACACGGATgagttataaatcgcgagacgaatcaaatgagcctacttaatccataatttgcaacagtgatgctacagtaaacatccgctgattatgaattaattatactcattagattcatctcgcgatttacaatctatccgtgcaaaaagttttgcaaatagattttatttagtacttcaaaatagcaagattctgtttcaaaatttttactcTTAGAgatctaaacacggcccaaATCTGGGGCCAACATCTCTCATTCATCTCGATGATGATAGATAGTGACACCACGGCACGATGTGAACGGAATGAATGACGCAGCAGCGCCGCCAATTAATCGCTCCTAGCTTCCACGTCGTCCATCTCTAGCTAGCTCTTCTTAACAACCCAGAGGTTGAGGCCTTGAGGGCCTTGTGAACTCCACCCGGCTAACATGTCAGTGCTACTGTCCTTAGTCATTTCTCACGAGACAATCCTCATAACACAGAAACGTTTGGCCATTACTCTAATGACTATTATGAACAATATTAGCCGATTAAAAACTCCCAAAGTAATGTCCATACCCCTAAACAAATGTCCATGATGCAGCCAATACAAAATTACCAATGCCAATACAGATGAAGCTACTCGATTTCAGAAACTCAACTGGGCCCACACTTCGTCCCCAAATACTACTACATACAGTACTATggataatttatttatttccttATTACAAGTAAATGGCAGATATCTGGGAGACAGCTAACAGTAAAGTACATACTAATCTCGTTCAGGACTTGCATGATATGATTTCCCAGTTAGGTTGCATGCACATCCTtcctctttcaaaaaaaaaaaaccttgcaTATCCTCGTTGAACTGCGTGCACCGAGAGCATCATCCATACTATTGCTGGTAGTTTAACTGAATTGACCACAACCTCCTCCTCCTAATCGGAGACAACAAAAAAAACCATCACGTTTTCCCGGGTGTGCCTCGCTACAAAATCTTGGTGAGATGATGAGCATTCGCACTTACACACACACATTATGCACGTGAGTGGGCAAATGAGATACAAACTGCACCACTGTCCATCTTTCACAAGTGTTAGTAAGTTTTTCACCTGAATAATAGGAAGAAATGTATTACTTTTGTGACTAACAAGTTGTCACATTGAGAAGGTAACCAATTTTTTCTAGCAATCTAGGCTTTGAACACAAAATATTTAATGTAATTTCCAAAAATACCCTTTAGGCACAATTGCGTTTATAAACATACGGTACAACATGGCCCCTGGATTGGCCCAGTTGAGCCAGTCATGACAATTGTTTCCATTGGACCTCTGGACCAGGCTCGGTCTAATAACTAAAATTGCACTGCGTATAGCATTCTGATCCTCAACAGTTAGCTGGTTTGGTGGCCGCAGGGACAGCATACCAAGTGCAAAGGTTAATTCCAGAAATTTGCCAGGTTGTTTTTGCTAATGCCAGAGATTTGGGTAGTATTTAGTCCAAAGTTGTATTTTTGCAATTATATAGTCATACATAAGCATACAAGAAGCTATAACATGTGGCTCACCTATTCAGCACATGCTTCCTTTGCAAGGGAGCGAAGGAACCTCAAAAGCAGTTCCTttgctctggaaagcttcccgCTAGATCCTTCCTCGCCATCTTTACTTGTGCTTTCTTCAATCATCTGGACTCTCCTCACGAGCTTCCGCAGTTCCTGTTGACGAAATGTTAGAGCAACATAGGAGCACCAAATATTAAGCCGTAATAATGCAGTTCACTTAGTTGAGTTAATTAGGAGGTTTAGGTCGTGCAGGAGCATCCCAGATGCTCAACTGGTATTCATGTAAAAGTTGGGTGCATTGGGCTTCAGCATTGGAAGTGTTCACCTTTTACATACTGAAGGCTCCAGTAAGAAGGACCAAGAAGGCTAGCGTATCTGTGTATGGTCTCACTTACCATAGCACAAAGtatgttgcaaaacaaactctACTATTACTGCATCCACACATAATGATGGTATTAGATTGCTATGCTATTAACCATGTTTCACATGTGTGAGCACTGCAATCATGTAGCATAATCTGGACTGTATCAGTAAAAATCTATTCGCTGTTTCACAATGCATAAATGAACACCCTAGTCACATTGTAggatgaaatattaaatgtaagcACAGAGAATACCTGACGATCAAACTCAACATTATGGACAGCATAAACTTCATTAGTAATTGAGATGTCTTTGCAAAGGAGACCAGCACACCATCTATCTGCAATTTTCATATACTCTCCATCGTCCTGTTCAAATGCTAAATAGTTAGTTCACGTTTTCTGGATTAAAAATCTTGTTATGTTGACCAAATAAGCTACCTCTTCTTCATCAGGTAGTTCCTCCTCTTCCACCAACAATTTCTCTTCACTCAGCAAGGCATGTAACTTGCTATCATCTCCATCCTTGGAAGCCTGTATTAGAGTATCCATCAATTCTGGTTGTGCATTGCGTAGAAGTCTACCTGTTCGAAATTGATCACATATACTAACATTAAATGGGTAGGTAATATCTGGCAAAACATAACCTTAACAATTATGTTCTGGTTCTCTTTCTAAAAAGGCTTACTTATTATTACCTATAGTGTCTAATGATTGACACATATTAGGTAAATTTTACATAACAAGTCTAGATTATGAGGAGGTTCCATAATTATCAGCAAAAAAGActgacattttttttgaaaggggcGAGGACATGTTATACATCCATGTAAAGTTTCAAGATCAAACTCAATTACATTTGCAATACATACACAATGGAAAGTACTAGTGATGAATACAAAATCAAGTACTCACGAAGCATTTGAAATTTTCATATCTTTGAATGAAAACTGAGTTCTTGAAGCTTTGAATAGGTTATGTTAGTTCATTGAGAACTTCTGAAAACATCCACACCTAACaggcatttcaaaaaaaatcatcataTACTTATACTTAGCATGTTCATTTAGCATCCCTGATAGGCTATGCACACAAAGTGGTGCATGAGGTAGCAAACATCAAGCTAAAGAAAGAGACGTCAGAGTCAGCTACTTTTAGTCAAGATAGTGAACAAATTGGCTCATTTACtaaaaagaatataataatgGGTTCAAAGTGGGTGAGAAATAATTGTTTGATTCTGGTTTCAGCATCGGCTTACAAACTGAACCTGTGGGAAGTAAGGCCATAAGCCTATCAGGGATTATATTTATCTAAAACTGTATTTGCAGTGACATTCCCAATTCATACACCAGGAGTCGGACAGTCAGCAATACCTACCGGATGCTAGTGAACTGAATGTTCAGAAGTGGTGAGCTACATCCATATCTCCAAGAAACAAACTGAAAACATCCTTATAAAGTTGGCCTGCTCCCATTCACAAGTTCCAAATTTGACACAATTTAATAAATGAACAGAAACAACTATCATATCACAAATTACAAAATCCTAAGCTAACAGAATCCCTCAAATCAGTAGTCATACATGTGACTGAATAACACAACAATGCGGCCACACGGAAATGGATGGTTGTAAAGTTAGGAGCATAGAAAGGGGACAGACCGATGTAATTGAACTGCCTCCTCTTTCCTTCCCGCACATCCGGCCCCAATCTCTGGAAACCAAGAATGGATTACAGCACACGAATGTCTCAATCCCGTGATCCAAcacaacatcatcatcatcatcatcgcctGAACTAAACGAAACGAGCGGATGTGCTGTAGGTACCTTGACGAGCATGAGAGCGTCGAAGACCTCGGTCTCCAGTGAGGCGGCCCTCAGGATGCGCTTGATCTGCGGAGGCGGGAACTTGGCGAGGTCCATGCCCCACTGAACGGAGCGGCGGGCCACCCGCTTGAGTGCGTTGCGGCTCTTCTTGAAGGGCGCGCCGTCCCCGGCGTCCGGATCGTCGGTGTCCTCGGCCGGCAGAGGGCCTGTGGGGCGGAGGGCGCGCGGGTGGCGGAGGCTGGGCGAGGGGACCGCGAGGAAGGACAGGAGGCGAGCCGGCTTGAGGGAAaggaggagcgggcggcgcaGCGGCATGGCGGCGGGGTGCGCCATGGCGACGCGACGGTTACAGGATTGAGTTACGGGTGCCGGCGTTGTGGTGCTGCATCCAACGTAtgtggaggcgctgctggtTGGACTTGCACAGCTCCTCGCCGTCGCAGCTCCGGCGGGTTTGgagggcgggcggcgccgaTGGCCGGGGAAGCAGCAGCCACGGGGGATAACGCAGCAGGATCGGACGGTCGGGATTGTGAGCTAGCTGGAGGATCCAAGGGCTCGCAAGGATTCAGAAAATTCAGAAACTGGAGGACCCAGAGAGAGTTACATGGGCCGCGTTGGGTTACATTTTGTTGAAGCCCATGGAACCAACAAGGCCCAATCTGTTCGTCCCTCCTTCCCTTGCTCGTGACGAGGACCAGCAAGCGgcttgtccccccccccccccaccccccaaaaaaaaatccatccaATCGCTCGACCtcgacgagccgccgccgcccgccgccccctcGGGCGGAGTTTCTACCCGCCCGGGCATGCGTCGCTGTCGCTGTCTTCCTCGGCTTCCTAACTTCGCCGGCGTTGGAGAAGCTATCCGCCCCCGCTAGCCAGCCCCCTCACCAGTTGCTATTGACCAGTATTGGTATACGCTTCTCTCTTTATCTCTCTTCCACAATAACGTCAATCAAATCCTATCCTGCCGCATGATAATTTTTTTAGAGTTCAAGCGACCTGCCGCATTTTCCTTTCCGACCAAACATGCAGCTGTCTGTCGGTACCATATAGCAGGGATActcactcttactgcagcaagacgGGACCCgcatagttatccgtaactgcgcgggaaggacggagtagccaggccccacggatCAGGTTCTTCCCTCGCCAGGCCAACGGCCCTGGACCCGTTCCcagcctggggatgggtccggagacgtcacgtgtctctaaggaagggaagctccgagctgacgaccgaggcctcggaccccccctAGGCGTCCGGGACCTCCTTTGTCCATCCGGACTTCCCATACTGCGTGGGgatccggagccgccacgtgtcccggaggcacgggttCGAGCGCGAGCCTTCCACTAGAAGGCTCGCCCAcccactgcatttaatgctggtgggtgaggcgtgctctgccaccgcaGCACGCGGGGCAGgctttgtcaggccccgctgtgcatcgcgtgttaccaaggtacacagtgcagccgtgCCCGCGCAGAGTCGTCctcagcattaaatggatacgacggctcggcgcttttccatcatgccacctacgccgcaacctacacgaCCCGTttagctacgtggcaggcgacgccgctggctacggctggcgccgttccgacaagacagcgcctggacgtGCTGAACGGAGGACTCCAAGAGCAGGCAAAGATATccagagaaagatctcctttgcctgcaacgccataatgtatgaacagtacgttattttatactatatcgctgggcccacttgtcggggtcccagcagccatgtacgcgcctcccttgagatataaaagggaggcgctcgctgggCACGGCCATACTCAGACAggctctcgcgaactctctctctcgagggaaggcaatacaacacacagtggacgtagggtattacgctccggcggcccgaaccactctaatcccgctgtgttcatcgtgttcttgagtgagatcgaactaagactagctaacccccgagttcacatcctctgggctagggcgggtgccttccgccacccggctgtggtttgcagcaccacgacatttggcgcgccaggtaggggccatttagctggtcgcagttcatctcttcttcgtccccatagttcgtgtggacgacgtagagatgacggagggtgtggcgtcctccacgccacacacccctcgtgttcctgctccaggggcaactgtgcctgcggagcagccaccgtcggcggcggcgcgcgctgctcgccggcaagagtcagggcgcccatcaagggccccctcacaagctgcgagcggcggagcgctggcagcggctagagagttgcttcgcaaccccccggctgaagcagcctcgccagacgccctgaggtaatggcgggacgacgttgaccgtctcctccacttggctcaggcctcccctagttctgcaaggactgggcaacgacctccgctcggcaacgcggtggtaccctaccgccagcgtcagggcggtgcgtcggcgtccgtgcgctcccctaccgtgaggggtgcacgaacagaagacctgcgggcggagctcaaccgccggcgcgcgggagaggatgcccgcatctccgttgagagggcgcgagagcgccgtcttaacattgagggccgcaacctcaacgccgagttggacgtggtggcacccaagcccccggtgaacgcccggatacagccaGGCGCACCAGTTACTGGGGTGGGCTGCGCAGCGCTGGCGGaccacctccgcgccgtggcatggccatccaagttccgccccacctgccggaaaagtacgacggtaccactaacccgtcggagttcctgcaggtgtacgttaccgccatcacagcggctggtggtaacggcgccgtcatggcaagcta
This window of the Panicum virgatum strain AP13 chromosome 1K, P.virgatum_v5, whole genome shotgun sequence genome carries:
- the LOC120670735 gene encoding RING-H2 finger protein ATL79-like; translation: MAMAPQGQEHDHEQPHGQRPAPTNLNHPAAPGSTIATNRWGPYSGAGDFASNMAVILAALLAALALALALNAAVRYVLRRSRRARRAAGGATVADPEKAAVEAPPPPPLPPALVYSAAGTKLAGAAAECAICLAEFVDGDAVRVMPACGHGFHARCIERWLALGRRSSCPTCRAPLAAAAAETGARAQAEAAAAVASPSS
- the LOC120671540 gene encoding UPF0307 protein KPN78578_45570-like, which codes for MAHPAAMPLRRPLLLSLKPARLLSFLAVPSPSLRHPRALRPTGPLPAEDTDDPDAGDGAPFKKSRNALKRVARRSVQWGMDLAKFPPPQIKRILRAASLETEVFDALMLVKRLGPDVREGKRRQFNYIGRLLRNAQPELMDTLIQASKDGDDSKLHALLSEEKLLVEEEELPDEEEDDGEYMKIADRWCAGLLCKDISITNEVYAVHNVEFDRQELRKLVRRVQMIEESTSKDGEEGSSGKLSRAKELLLRFLRSLAKEACAE